TGATTATTAGCCCACACCAATCGGGGGAAAATAAGCGCTTTTCCAATGTATGTTTAACTTTACTTTTTGTGGAAAATAGTATATTATATAGATATATAATATATCGGTTATTTTCTAGGAGGAGCCTGTCACAATAGGTTTCTCCTGTTCTTTTTTAGGGGCCTGTTTTACAGGCTTTTCTTTAAAGAGTAAATAACTGAAAATTAAGAACTATAATCTTTGAAAGAGGTGGGGCATACACATAACAAAAAAGGGGATTGTTTAAGAGAGGGGGATAAGAAATGGTCTTGTTTGGTTATCCACTTGAAACAATTTATTTATACGGATTTATTATTGCTACTATACTCACTGTTATTTATATCTTTTTTGGAGATATATTTGAATCGATATTTAGTTTTGGGGGCGGATCTGTATCCGTTGTTACTTTATTACTTAGTTTTTTCGCCATGTTATGTGGGCTTAGTTATATAGGAGAGTACTTATTCTCCTTTAATAGTATTACTATTTTCGGGGCTGCATTTGCTATATCTTTTATCGGTGTTTTCATCATGAAAATACTAATTTTAAAACCGATTGCAGAAGCAGAACAAAATACGATGCAACGTATGGATGAATTTATCGGTTGCAAAGGAGAAGTCATTACGACAATTCCTACAGAAGGATTTGGTGAAGTATTAATTTTATCCCAATTTGGAAGTAATGCAATCCCAGCTAAAACTGTTGGAAAAAAAGATATTTCGCAAGGAACAGAGGTTATTATCGAGGGAGTCCAAGATGGTGTTTTACTTGTACAAAAAATCGCTTATTCTTTAAAAAAACCAAAATTATAAGGGGGAATTTACATGACGATTCCATTAATTATCGGTGGAGTTTTACTGGCAATTTTAATTCTACTCATTTTAGTATTCATTACGAAGTATCGTACGGTTGGTCCAGATGAAGCGTTAATTGTTACAGGGAACTGGCTTGGTGGAGGAAAGAATGTTGTTACCACTGATGATGGAAAGAAGATTAAGATTATCCGCGGGGGCGGTACTTTCGTAGTTCCAATTATGCAAAGAGCAGAGCCTTTAAGCCTATTAAACTACAAATTAGAAGTTGGTACACGTGATACGTATACGAAGCAAGGTGTTCCAGTTACAGTAAATGGTGTTTCTATTATTAAAGTAGGTTCTACAATTGAAGAAGTATCTACTGCAGCTGAGCAATATTTAGGAAAAGAAACAGAAGAGTTAAAAGTAGAAGCAAAAGAGGTTTTAGAAGGTCATTTACGTGCAATCTTATCTTCTATGACAGTAGAGGATGCGTATAGTAATAGAGAGCAATTTGCTCAAAAGGTACATGAAGTAGCTTCTACAGATTTAAAGAAGATGGGACTTCGCATTGTTTCTTTCACAATTAAAGAAATAATGGATAAAAACGGATACTTAGATGCGCTTGGTCAGCCGCAAATTGCGACAGTTAAGCGTGATGCAACAATTGCAAATGCAGAGCGTGAAAAAGAAGCACGTATTGAAAAAGCACGTGCTGAAAAAGAGGCAAAAGAAGCAGAATATCAACGTGATGCACAAATCGCTGAAGCTGAAAAACATAAAGAATTAAAAGTACAGTCCTATAAGAGAGAACAAGAACAAGCTCGAGCAGACGCGGATCTTTCTTACGAATTACAACAAGCGAAAGCACAACAAGGTGTTACAGAAGAGCAAATGCGCGTTAAAATCATTGAGCGTGAAAAGCAAATCGAGTTAGAAGAAAAAGAGATTGCGCGTCGTGAAAAGCAATACGATGCAGAAGTTAAGAAAAAAGCAGATGCAGATCGTTATGCTGTTGAGCAATCAGCAGAAGCAGAAAAAGTAAAACAAATTAAAAAGGCAGATGCGGATCAATATAAGATTGAAGCTGAAGCGAGAGCTCGTGCGGAAGAAGTACGTGTGGAAGGTTTAGCGAAGGCGGAAATCGAAAAAGCGCAAGGTCAAGCGAAAGCGGAAGTACAAAAAGCGCAAGGTACAGCAGAAGCAGATGTTATTAGATTAAAAGGTTTAGCAGAAGCAGAAGCGAAACAAAAAATTGCTGAAGCATTTGAATTATATGGTCAAGCGGCAATTATGGATATGGTTCTTAAAATGCTTCCAAGTTATGCGAAGGAAGTTGCAAGTCCGCTTAGTAATATTGATAAAATCACAGTTGTCGATACAGGCGGCGGTGGTAAAAATAGCGGGGCCGGAAAAGTTGCGGGCTATGCGACTGATTTAATGGCAACGATGCAAGAAACGTTAAAGGCTTCTTCTGGAATTGACTTAAAAGAGCTATTAGAAGGATTTGCAGGAAAAGGAGCAGTGCAACAATTATCAAGTGATAAACCTGTTGTATCTGTAGTAGAAGATAAGAAAAAAGAAGTAGAAAAAGATAAAGAATAATAAGGTGGAAAGAACCTCTAGTAAGTGAAATACTAGAGGTTCTTCTGTGAATTATAATATTTCGAATAATATACATTTTTATACATTGTTTTAATTATTTAATTTATATAGAATGAAAAAGATATGTATCAATTCTTTATGATGTAGAAAAAGATAGAGAGTCTCATCGATACATTTAAATCGTATTATTTTTATAGAAAGATTAAATGTTAATTAATTACATTTAAAACGGTATGGAGGGGTAGAAGTATGTTTCAAGGAAAATTAAGGAGTAGTAGTTTAAAAACAAAGTTACTTGTATCATTTATTATTATTTTAGTTCTTCCAAGTATTGTAATTGGTTGGACGTCTTATCAACAGGCGAAGACGAATTTTAATGAAACGATTTTAAACTCGGCGAAAGATAATATAAAAATTTTGGATAATGTAATTAATAAAGAATTGGATAGTAAAAAAGTAGATGCAACTTATTTTACGAAATTATTCACACAATCAAGTTACCAAGCAGATCAAATTCAAAACATACAAAATAAACTAGAAGAATACAATAAACTGCATCCAGAAATGGAAGCAATCTATACAGGATCTAGTAATGGACAGTTCATTCAATCACCAGCTATTCAGATGCCAGATGGATATAATCCTACAGAAAGAGATTGGTATAAAGAGGCCGTGAAGAAAAGTGGAGAGGTAATTGTAACTGCTCCATATAAGTCAAAAACGACAGGGAATATTGTTATTACACTAGCAAAACAAAACGAGGATAAAAGTGGAGTTCTTGGGATTGACTTAATCATTAATAATATTGTTACTACTTCCAAGATGGTTAATATTGGTAAGG
This DNA window, taken from Bacillus cereus ATCC 14579, encodes the following:
- a CDS encoding flotillin family protein, with product MTIPLIIGGVLLAILILLILVFITKYRTVGPDEALIVTGNWLGGGKNVVTTDDGKKIKIIRGGGTFVVPIMQRAEPLSLLNYKLEVGTRDTYTKQGVPVTVNGVSIIKVGSTIEEVSTAAEQYLGKETEELKVEAKEVLEGHLRAILSSMTVEDAYSNREQFAQKVHEVASTDLKKMGLRIVSFTIKEIMDKNGYLDALGQPQIATVKRDATIANAEREKEARIEKARAEKEAKEAEYQRDAQIAEAEKHKELKVQSYKREQEQARADADLSYELQQAKAQQGVTEEQMRVKIIEREKQIELEEKEIARREKQYDAEVKKKADADRYAVEQSAEAEKVKQIKKADADQYKIEAEARARAEEVRVEGLAKAEIEKAQGQAKAEVQKAQGTAEADVIRLKGLAEAEAKQKIAEAFELYGQAAIMDMVLKMLPSYAKEVASPLSNIDKITVVDTGGGGKNSGAGKVAGYATDLMATMQETLKASSGIDLKELLEGFAGKGAVQQLSSDKPVVSVVEDKKKEVEKDKE
- a CDS encoding NfeD family protein — its product is MVLFGYPLETIYLYGFIIATILTVIYIFFGDIFESIFSFGGGSVSVVTLLLSFFAMLCGLSYIGEYLFSFNSITIFGAAFAISFIGVFIMKILILKPIAEAEQNTMQRMDEFIGCKGEVITTIPTEGFGEVLILSQFGSNAIPAKTVGKKDISQGTEVIIEGVQDGVLLVQKIAYSLKKPKL